In Armatimonadota bacterium, the following are encoded in one genomic region:
- a CDS encoding helix-turn-helix domain-containing protein encodes MERVLTVPEVAGYLRQSPYTIRNWIKLGKIPAKKVGRGYLIHETALEKLTEPVPSKGKLSFSESMKLMRELQAETAKLGPFNCIEVLEQFDQQERTKVNNFDGISA; translated from the coding sequence ATGGAACGAGTTCTAACGGTGCCGGAAGTGGCCGGATATCTTAGACAGAGCCCATATACTATACGCAATTGGATCAAGTTAGGAAAGATACCGGCAAAGAAAGTGGGCCGCGGCTACCTTATACACGAAACCGCTTTGGAGAAACTGACAGAGCCGGTCCCCAGTAAAGGCAAACTAAGCTTTTCCGAAAGTATGAAACTCATGCGCGAACTTCAAGCAGAAACGGCCAAACTTGGTCCATTTAACTGTATAGAAGTCCTGGAGCAATTTGATCAACAAGAAAGAACTAAGGTAAACAACTTCGATGGCATTAGTGCTTGA
- a CDS encoding redox-sensing transcriptional repressor Rex — MKKQKVGSLPTIRRLPSYLYLLKQFAQNGRDIVSSTHIAESLRLEPIQVRKDLAITGIEGKPKIGYHVPSLIKAIEEFLGWDTHKEVFLVGAGNLGSALLGYKGFEQHGMKIIAAFDCDKSKIGTQIHQKDVLPLEKLSDLARRLNVKLGIITVPAEAAQHVASVMISGGIEAIWNFSPVRLEVPEGVVVQNEDLSSGLAVLSVKSSKIPDIELPNC, encoded by the coding sequence ATTAAAAAGCAAAAAGTTGGCAGCTTGCCCACCATCAGGAGACTGCCGTCCTATCTATACTTGCTTAAGCAATTTGCCCAAAATGGCCGCGACATCGTTTCCAGTACGCATATCGCCGAAAGTCTGAGACTGGAACCGATTCAGGTCAGGAAGGACCTTGCAATCACAGGAATTGAGGGCAAGCCCAAAATCGGCTACCACGTGCCGTCGCTCATCAAGGCCATCGAAGAGTTTCTTGGTTGGGACACTCATAAGGAAGTCTTTCTTGTTGGGGCAGGCAACCTCGGCAGCGCACTGCTGGGCTATAAAGGCTTTGAGCAGCACGGTATGAAGATTATTGCAGCGTTTGACTGCGACAAATCCAAAATCGGCACGCAAATCCACCAAAAAGATGTTTTGCCGCTGGAAAAGCTGTCTGATCTTGCTCGCAGATTGAATGTAAAGCTGGGCATCATCACCGTCCCCGCCGAAGCTGCTCAGCATGTCGCCAGCGTGATGATTTCGGGCGGGATCGAAGCAATCTGGAACTTCTCACCGGTAAGGCTGGAAGTGCCTGAAGGCGTAGTCGTGCAGAATGAAGACCTTTCATCAGGCCTGGCCGTCCTCTCGGTCAAGTCGTCAAAAATACCGGACATTGAACTGCCCAATTGTTAA
- a CDS encoding NAD(P)H-dependent oxidoreductase subunit E, whose protein sequence is MPQTLEKTTKRLRQFKKVCEILDKYERNPAKLIPILQLIQDEYRYLPEEVLTYIATSLELPPAKVYGVATFYAHFALEPKGKYVIRLCDGTACHVKKSIPILEALRERLALSDKIRTTPDMLFTVETVSCLGACGLAPVMVINDDVHGQMTPEQAVALIDEIAAKEGKK, encoded by the coding sequence ATGCCGCAAACACTAGAAAAGACAACAAAGAGACTTCGCCAGTTTAAGAAGGTGTGCGAGATTCTGGATAAGTACGAACGCAATCCCGCAAAACTGATCCCGATACTCCAGCTCATACAGGACGAGTATCGCTACCTGCCCGAGGAGGTGCTGACATACATAGCCACCTCGCTCGAACTTCCGCCCGCCAAGGTTTACGGAGTGGCTACATTCTATGCCCATTTCGCATTGGAACCCAAAGGCAAGTATGTAATCAGGCTCTGCGACGGCACAGCCTGCCATGTAAAGAAGTCGATCCCGATTCTGGAAGCCCTGCGCGAGCGGCTGGCGCTTTCGGACAAGATCAGGACCACACCGGACATGTTGTTTACGGTCGAGACGGTTTCGTGCCTTGGCGCGTGCGGGCTGGCTCCGGTAATGGTGATAAACGATGATGTCCACGGCCAGATGACGCCGGAACAGGCTGTTGCGCTCATCGATGAGATAGCTGCGAAAGAAGGTAAGAAATGA